One window from the genome of Rhodococcus sp. ABRD24 encodes:
- a CDS encoding acetyl-CoA C-acetyltransferase: MPDAVICEPLRTPVGRFGGVFRDIAPEDLAATVISELVGRTGISGADIDDVILGQASPGGEAPAIGRIAALNAGLGVDVPGLQVDRRCGSGLQAIIQAVMQVQSGGSDLVLAGGVESMSQAEFYATGMRYGVRGESLALNDRLARARVTAGGRNYPVPGGMIETAENLRAEFSISREDQDALAVQSHQRAVAAQNNGVFAQEIVPVSVPQRKGDPLVVDTDEHPRADTSVESLAKLRPIRGKVDPESTVTAGNASGQNDGAAIAIVTTPEKAKALGLRPLARLASWAVAGVPPRTMGIGPVPSTEKALARLGLGLADMGVIELNEAFAAQALAVTRSWGLEADDARLNPNGSGISLGHPVGATGARILATLLREMDRREARYGLETMCIGGGQGLAAVFERIA, translated from the coding sequence ATGCCTGACGCAGTCATCTGCGAACCCCTCCGCACGCCGGTCGGCCGTTTCGGCGGCGTGTTCCGCGACATCGCCCCCGAGGACCTAGCGGCAACCGTCATCAGCGAACTGGTCGGCCGAACCGGCATTTCCGGTGCCGACATCGACGACGTCATCCTGGGTCAGGCGTCACCCGGCGGCGAGGCCCCCGCGATCGGCCGCATAGCGGCGCTCAATGCCGGTCTCGGCGTGGATGTTCCGGGCCTACAGGTGGACCGCCGCTGCGGCTCCGGCCTGCAGGCGATCATCCAGGCCGTCATGCAGGTCCAGTCCGGCGGCAGCGACCTCGTCCTCGCCGGCGGCGTCGAGTCCATGAGTCAAGCCGAGTTCTACGCCACCGGAATGCGGTACGGCGTGCGGGGTGAGTCGCTGGCACTCAATGACCGGCTGGCCCGCGCCCGCGTCACCGCTGGCGGGCGAAACTATCCGGTTCCCGGTGGCATGATCGAGACCGCCGAGAATCTGCGCGCCGAGTTCTCCATCAGCCGCGAGGATCAGGACGCACTCGCAGTACAGTCGCACCAGCGCGCCGTCGCGGCCCAGAACAACGGGGTGTTCGCGCAGGAGATCGTCCCCGTGTCGGTCCCCCAGCGCAAGGGCGACCCGCTGGTCGTCGACACCGACGAGCACCCCCGCGCCGACACCAGCGTCGAATCACTCGCGAAACTGCGCCCGATCCGCGGCAAGGTCGACCCCGAATCCACCGTCACCGCCGGCAACGCCAGCGGCCAGAACGACGGCGCCGCAATCGCGATCGTGACGACGCCGGAGAAGGCGAAGGCCCTCGGCCTGCGCCCGCTCGCCCGGCTCGCGAGCTGGGCCGTCGCCGGCGTCCCGCCGCGCACGATGGGCATCGGCCCCGTCCCATCCACCGAGAAGGCGCTCGCGCGGCTCGGCCTGGGCCTGGCCGACATGGGCGTGATCGAACTCAACGAGGCATTCGCCGCGCAAGCCCTCGCCGTGACCCGATCATGGGGACTCGAGGCCGACGACGCGCGCCTGAACCCCAACGGCTCGGGCATCTCGCTCGGCCACCCGGTCGGCGCGACCGGCGCCCGCATCCTCGCGACACTGCTGCGCGAGATGGACCGCCGCGAGGCCCGCTACGGCCTCGAGACAATGTGCATCGGCGGCGGCCAAGGCCTGGCCGCGGTGTTCGAGCGCATCGCCTGA
- a CDS encoding 4-hydroxybenzoate 3-monooxygenase, translated as MTNSSTQVGIVGAGPAGLMLSHLLHLRGIESVVLEARTREEVEGTIRAGVLEQNTVDLMVATGLGDRVKAEGLEHHGIELRFGGRGHRIAFDELTDGRAVTVYPQHEVLKDLIAKRLADGGDIRFGVSDVEVHDHTTDTPSITYTDADGNPQTVTCALVGGCDGSRTKTRSLIPEPSIRQDHFRQYPFAWFGILAEAPPSSEELIYANHPRGFALISTRTQEVQRHYLQVDPDDSVDNWSDDRIWSELHARVDGEGAEIKDGKIFEKSILQFRSFVCEPMQHGNLFLAGDAAHTVPPTGAKGLNLAVADVYVLSKGMAEFFETGNRGRLDAYTETVLPRIWRTQHFSWWMSSMLHRLPDASGFDHKRQVAELDMVTRSVAGRTLIAENYVGTPLG; from the coding sequence ATGACGAACTCGAGCACCCAGGTCGGCATCGTCGGCGCCGGCCCGGCCGGACTGATGCTCTCCCACCTCCTGCACCTGCGCGGTATCGAATCCGTGGTGCTCGAGGCACGGACGCGGGAAGAGGTCGAAGGCACCATCCGCGCCGGTGTACTCGAGCAGAACACCGTCGACCTGATGGTCGCGACGGGGCTTGGCGACCGGGTGAAGGCCGAGGGCCTCGAGCACCACGGAATCGAGCTGCGCTTCGGCGGGCGTGGGCACCGCATCGCGTTCGACGAGCTCACCGACGGCCGTGCGGTGACGGTCTACCCGCAGCACGAGGTTCTCAAGGACCTCATCGCCAAGCGTTTGGCCGACGGCGGCGATATCCGGTTCGGTGTCTCCGACGTCGAGGTTCATGACCACACCACCGACACGCCGTCCATCACGTACACGGACGCGGACGGCAACCCGCAGACCGTCACGTGTGCCCTCGTCGGAGGCTGCGACGGCTCGCGGACGAAGACCCGCAGCCTCATCCCCGAGCCGTCGATCCGGCAGGATCACTTCCGCCAGTACCCGTTCGCGTGGTTCGGCATCCTCGCCGAGGCGCCGCCGTCGTCCGAGGAACTGATCTACGCCAACCATCCGCGCGGGTTCGCGCTCATCAGCACCCGAACCCAGGAGGTCCAGCGCCACTACCTCCAGGTGGATCCGGACGACTCGGTGGACAACTGGTCCGACGACCGTATCTGGTCGGAGCTGCATGCCCGGGTAGATGGAGAGGGTGCGGAGATCAAGGACGGCAAGATCTTCGAGAAGTCGATCCTGCAGTTCCGCAGCTTCGTGTGCGAGCCGATGCAGCATGGCAATTTGTTCCTGGCCGGCGATGCCGCACACACGGTGCCGCCGACCGGCGCGAAGGGTCTCAACCTCGCCGTCGCCGACGTCTACGTGCTGTCGAAGGGGATGGCCGAGTTCTTCGAGACCGGCAACCGCGGGCGCCTCGATGCCTACACCGAGACAGTCCTGCCGCGCATCTGGCGCACGCAGCACTTCTCGTGGTGGATGTCGTCGATGCTGCACCGCCTGCCCGATGCGTCCGGCTTCGACCACAAGCGTCAGGTCGCCGAGCTGGACATGGTGACCCGATCGGTCGCTGGGCGCACCCTGATCGCGGAGAACTATGTGGGCACGCCGCTCGGCTGA
- a CDS encoding IclR family transcriptional regulator, with product MLGRAFRVLNSFTAGRPRMTQSELSRRTGLPLPTVHRLCAQLTDNGALERNADGRYEIGVRLWELGALAPRAHGLRQVAMPYLEDLYEATHENVQLIVREGLEALCIERLSARGAVTVVGRAGGRLPLHASSGGLVLLAHGGADLLAEVLAAGLERFTSNTITTEHRLRSTLDEIRRTGYIVCREHLNIGTLAVAAPILRADGAVAASISVVVRATDDPAPLIPALRAAARGISRGAS from the coding sequence ATGCTCGGTCGGGCGTTCCGGGTGCTGAACTCCTTCACTGCCGGACGACCACGGATGACGCAGTCCGAGCTGAGCCGTCGAACCGGGCTGCCGCTGCCCACGGTGCACCGGCTGTGCGCGCAGTTGACGGACAACGGCGCGCTCGAGCGCAACGCGGACGGACGGTACGAGATCGGTGTCCGGTTGTGGGAACTGGGCGCCCTCGCGCCGCGGGCGCACGGACTCCGGCAGGTTGCCATGCCCTATCTGGAGGACCTCTACGAGGCCACCCACGAGAACGTTCAGCTCATCGTGCGTGAAGGGCTCGAGGCCCTCTGCATCGAGCGGCTTTCCGCACGGGGGGCGGTAACTGTGGTCGGCCGCGCGGGCGGCCGGTTGCCGTTGCATGCATCGAGTGGAGGGCTGGTTCTGCTCGCGCACGGGGGAGCCGATCTCCTCGCCGAGGTGCTGGCCGCCGGGCTGGAGCGTTTCACCTCGAACACGATCACCACCGAGCATCGCCTGCGGTCGACGCTCGACGAGATCCGGCGGACCGGGTACATCGTGTGCCGAGAGCATCTCAATATCGGCACGTTGGCCGTCGCGGCGCCGATCCTGCGAGCCGACGGAGCGGTGGCCGCATCCATCTCTGTCGTCGTCAGGGCGACCGACGATCCGGCTCCGCTCATTCCCGCGCTGAGGGCCGCGGCGCGGGGGATCTCTCGCGGGGCGAGCTGA
- a CDS encoding SGNH/GDSL hydrolase family protein: MMLQEPIFRRYVALGDSFTEGVGDPDATRPNGLRGWADRVAEELARRNADFGYANLAIRGRLLGQIIDEQLDAAIALEPDLVTIYAGGNDFMRPRIDLDALVTRYDEAIGKLAATGATVLVWTAFDAGWSAVFGKLRGRSAIYNELVRAAADRHGARIVDFWRFDEYRDLRMWDWDRLHMSTPGHQNMAIRVLETLGVEHHIVMDPLGPELPADRAAQRRADLAWTKDFLVPWVSRRIRGTSSGDGVSAKRPTPAPIR; the protein is encoded by the coding sequence ATGATGTTGCAGGAACCCATCTTCCGCCGGTACGTCGCCCTCGGTGACTCGTTCACCGAGGGTGTCGGCGATCCCGACGCCACCCGGCCCAACGGGCTGCGGGGCTGGGCCGATCGGGTGGCCGAGGAGCTCGCCCGTCGCAACGCCGACTTCGGCTACGCCAACCTCGCGATTCGCGGTCGGCTACTCGGCCAGATCATCGACGAGCAGCTCGACGCGGCGATTGCGCTCGAACCGGACCTCGTGACGATCTATGCCGGCGGCAACGACTTCATGCGGCCCAGGATCGACCTCGACGCGCTGGTCACGCGCTACGACGAGGCGATCGGCAAGCTGGCCGCCACCGGGGCGACCGTGCTCGTGTGGACCGCGTTCGACGCCGGCTGGTCGGCGGTGTTCGGCAAACTGCGCGGCCGCTCGGCGATCTACAACGAACTGGTGCGCGCGGCGGCTGACCGGCACGGCGCTCGCATCGTCGATTTCTGGCGCTTCGACGAGTACCGGGACCTGCGGATGTGGGACTGGGATCGGTTGCACATGTCGACGCCCGGCCACCAGAACATGGCCATTCGGGTGCTCGAGACCCTGGGCGTCGAGCACCATATCGTGATGGATCCGCTCGGCCCGGAACTGCCCGCCGACCGGGCCGCGCAGCGGCGGGCCGACCTCGCATGGACGAAGGATTTCCTCGTGCCGTGGGTGAGCCGCCGGATTCGGGGCACCTCGTCCGGCGACGGTGTCAGCGCCAAGCGGCCGACGCCGGCACCGATCCGGTAG
- a CDS encoding NDP-sugar synthase, whose protein sequence is MTSASATDAVVLVGGKGTRLRPLTLSAPKPMLPTAGLPFLTHLLARIRAAGIDHVVLGTSFKAEVFEEHFGDGSSLGLELEYVTETEPLGTGGGIRNVLPSLRADNIMVFNGDVLGGTDLGGVLDTHYSTDADVTLHLVRVGDPRAFGCVPTDEEGRVTAFLEKTQDPPTDQINAGCYVFRREIIEKIPAGRPVSVEREVFPSLLADGARVFGHVDSSYWRDMGTPEDFVRGSADLVRGIAPSPALEGPRGESLVHPGAGVAPGAVLIGGTVVGRGAEVGAGARLDGAVLFDGAVVEAGATVERSIVGFGARIGPRALVRDAVIGDGADVGARCELLRGARVWPGVSLPDGGVRFSTDV, encoded by the coding sequence ATGACATCTGCTTCGGCGACCGACGCCGTAGTCCTGGTCGGAGGCAAGGGAACCCGGTTGCGTCCGTTGACGCTGTCCGCGCCCAAGCCCATGCTCCCGACCGCCGGATTGCCGTTCCTCACCCACCTGCTGGCGCGTATCAGGGCTGCGGGCATCGACCATGTCGTGCTGGGGACGTCGTTCAAGGCGGAGGTGTTCGAGGAGCACTTCGGTGACGGGAGCAGCCTGGGCCTCGAGCTCGAGTACGTCACCGAGACCGAGCCGCTCGGCACCGGAGGCGGCATCCGCAACGTGCTGCCGAGTCTGCGGGCCGACAACATCATGGTGTTCAACGGCGACGTCCTGGGCGGCACCGACCTCGGAGGTGTTCTCGACACCCACTACAGCACCGACGCCGATGTCACACTGCATCTCGTGCGGGTCGGAGATCCTCGCGCGTTCGGTTGCGTGCCCACCGACGAGGAAGGCCGCGTCACGGCGTTTCTGGAGAAGACGCAGGATCCGCCGACTGATCAGATCAACGCCGGCTGCTATGTCTTCCGCCGCGAGATCATCGAGAAGATTCCGGCAGGTCGCCCGGTCTCGGTCGAGCGCGAGGTATTCCCGTCGCTGCTGGCCGACGGCGCCCGCGTGTTCGGTCACGTCGACAGCTCGTACTGGCGTGACATGGGAACGCCGGAGGACTTCGTCCGAGGTTCCGCCGACCTGGTCCGCGGCATCGCGCCGTCGCCCGCGCTCGAGGGTCCGCGCGGTGAGTCGCTGGTGCATCCCGGTGCCGGCGTAGCACCCGGTGCGGTGCTGATCGGCGGCACGGTCGTCGGCCGCGGTGCGGAGGTCGGTGCGGGGGCACGCCTCGACGGTGCGGTGCTGTTCGACGGTGCGGTCGTCGAGGCCGGTGCAACAGTGGAGCGGTCCATCGTCGGTTTCGGTGCCCGGATCGGTCCGCGCGCGCTGGTGCGGGACGCGGTGATCGGCGACGGTGCGGATGTCGGAGCCCGTTGTGAGCTGCTGCGCGGTGCCCGAGTGTGGCCCGGTGTCTCGCTTCCCGACGGTGGTGTGCGCTTCAGCACTGACGTGTGA
- a CDS encoding glycosyltransferase family 2 protein, which yields MSSKLAVVTVTYSPGEHLEHFLGTLGDATTENPQVILADNGSVDGAPEAAAAAHEHVRLLRTGGNIGYGGAINRAVAEIDEDIEFVLVVNPDVRWSPGSIDELLAAAERWPRAGALGPMVREPDGSVYPSARQVPDLISGAGHAVLGSVWPSNPWSLRYRQETETITERPAGWLSGSCLLLRRAAFDSVDGFDSRYFMYMEDVDLGDRLGKAGWLNVYVPSAEVTHAKGHAAGRHPELMLPAHHQSAYRFQADRHPLWWQAPLRWALRGGLALRSKLAVAAAVRARREYERHEIEIEGKA from the coding sequence GTGAGTTCGAAGCTGGCCGTGGTGACGGTGACCTACTCGCCCGGCGAGCACCTCGAGCATTTCCTGGGCACCCTGGGTGACGCGACGACCGAGAATCCGCAGGTGATCCTGGCCGACAATGGATCAGTGGACGGCGCCCCCGAAGCCGCGGCGGCGGCGCATGAGCACGTCCGGCTGCTCCGGACCGGCGGGAACATCGGCTACGGCGGCGCGATCAACCGCGCGGTCGCCGAGATCGACGAAGACATCGAGTTCGTCCTCGTGGTCAATCCCGACGTGCGCTGGTCGCCCGGCTCGATCGACGAGCTGCTCGCCGCCGCCGAGCGGTGGCCGCGCGCGGGCGCGCTGGGTCCGATGGTTCGCGAACCCGACGGCAGCGTCTACCCGTCTGCCCGTCAGGTGCCCGATCTGATCTCCGGTGCCGGTCACGCTGTGCTCGGCTCTGTGTGGCCGTCGAATCCGTGGTCGCTGCGGTACCGGCAGGAGACCGAGACCATCACCGAGCGTCCCGCCGGCTGGCTGTCCGGCTCGTGCCTGCTGCTGCGCCGAGCCGCGTTCGATTCGGTCGACGGCTTCGATTCCCGCTACTTCATGTACATGGAGGACGTGGACCTGGGCGATCGGCTCGGCAAGGCAGGCTGGCTCAACGTCTATGTGCCCTCTGCCGAGGTGACCCACGCGAAGGGCCACGCCGCGGGCAGGCATCCAGAGCTGATGTTGCCCGCGCATCATCAGAGCGCATACCGCTTCCAGGCCGATCGTCACCCGTTGTGGTGGCAGGCGCCGTTGCGATGGGCGCTGCGGGGCGGACTCGCCTTGCGTTCGAAACTGGCCGTTGCTGCCGCGGTGCGTGCGCGCCGCGAGTACGAGCGTCACGAGATCGAGATTGAGGGGAAAGCATGA
- the rfbD gene encoding dTDP-4-dehydrorhamnose reductase, which produces MKRILVTGAHGQLGTQLLRCAPGVAVPVSGVGSAELDITDRDAVDAWVEPDSVVINCAAYTAVDAAESDEARATAVNEIGPRNLARACANLGAHLIHVSTDYVFAGDRAGDSAAPYETDAPTGPRSVYGRTKLAGEVAVRSELPSAQIVRTAWVYTGAGSDFVATMLRLERERDTVSVVADQVGSPTYAADLAAGLIELAVTGGRGVRTLHATNAGIATWFDLARATFEGVGADPGRVLQCTSAEFVRPAPRPAYSVLSSRAWDAAGLTPLRPWRDALTDALAQLR; this is translated from the coding sequence GTGAAGAGGATTCTGGTGACCGGTGCCCACGGCCAGTTGGGTACGCAGCTGCTGCGCTGCGCGCCCGGCGTTGCGGTGCCCGTCTCGGGCGTCGGGTCCGCGGAGCTCGACATCACCGACCGTGATGCGGTGGATGCGTGGGTGGAGCCGGATTCGGTGGTGATCAACTGCGCCGCGTACACGGCCGTCGACGCCGCAGAGTCGGACGAGGCGAGAGCGACCGCGGTCAACGAGATCGGTCCACGGAACCTGGCTCGAGCGTGCGCGAACCTGGGTGCGCATCTGATCCACGTCTCCACGGATTATGTCTTCGCGGGCGACCGGGCCGGTGACTCTGCTGCGCCGTACGAGACGGACGCACCCACCGGTCCCCGGTCCGTGTACGGGCGCACCAAGCTCGCCGGTGAGGTGGCTGTCCGGTCCGAGCTGCCGAGTGCCCAGATAGTCCGCACTGCTTGGGTCTACACCGGTGCGGGAAGCGACTTCGTCGCGACGATGCTGCGGCTCGAGCGGGAACGCGACACGGTGAGCGTGGTCGCCGACCAGGTGGGCTCGCCGACGTATGCGGCCGATTTGGCTGCCGGACTGATCGAGCTGGCCGTCACCGGAGGGAGGGGTGTGAGGACGCTGCACGCGACCAATGCGGGGATCGCGACGTGGTTCGACCTCGCACGGGCGACGTTCGAGGGCGTCGGCGCCGATCCAGGTCGGGTCTTGCAGTGCACGAGCGCCGAATTCGTCCGGCCCGCGCCCCGGCCCGCATACTCGGTGCTGTCGTCACGTGCGTGGGATGCGGCCGGGCTGACTCCGCTCCGTCCGTGGCGCGACGCGCTGACCGACGCACTGGCGCAACTTCGATGA
- a CDS encoding LCP family protein, protein MPRPTAPVSRTQIAIAIAAVLVLVVTGFAWRSIDSLRSNLATVGGLGLGGVKDGAVDILLVGTDSRTDAHGNPLSQSELDALHAGNEVASNTDTIVLVRVPTDGSSATAISIPRDAYVDVPGIGMSKINAAYGATKETERQKLVEDGESDTKADKEATRAGREALIKSVAKLTGITVDHYAEVGLLGFVLLTDAVGGVDVCLNAPVDEPLSGAKFPAGEQTLTGANALSFVRQRHNLPRGDLDRIVRQQVFMASLVRQVLSAKTLTSPGKLNQLSSAVQRSVVLDSDWDIIEFATQLQDLAGGKVQFETIPVVDINGMTDYGESIVQVDPKAVRKYVAGLVGAEPAEDDSETTTSTTPTEMPDIDTSTVAVDVANDSNISGLASSVGTALENKGFGLGDVGNNTGESVTRSTVFANDSDSKGAQAVSVTLGGLPIETDSSLKSGEVRVVLAGDYKGPSGSSTASASGGVGSAGTSPTPVEPGPPIDAGTKGPHCVN, encoded by the coding sequence GTGCCGCGACCGACAGCTCCGGTCTCACGCACCCAGATTGCGATCGCAATCGCGGCGGTCCTCGTGCTCGTCGTCACCGGATTCGCCTGGCGCAGTATCGACTCGCTGCGATCGAACCTCGCGACTGTCGGAGGCCTCGGTCTCGGCGGCGTCAAGGACGGCGCGGTCGACATCCTGCTGGTCGGCACCGACAGTCGCACCGACGCCCACGGCAACCCGCTCAGCCAGTCCGAGCTCGACGCACTGCACGCCGGCAACGAGGTCGCGTCCAACACCGACACGATCGTGCTCGTGCGCGTGCCCACCGATGGCAGCTCCGCCACCGCGATCTCCATCCCCCGCGACGCCTATGTCGACGTACCGGGCATCGGCATGTCGAAGATCAACGCGGCGTACGGCGCGACCAAGGAGACCGAGCGCCAGAAGCTGGTCGAGGACGGCGAATCGGACACGAAGGCCGACAAGGAAGCCACCCGAGCCGGCCGCGAGGCGCTGATCAAATCGGTTGCAAAGCTCACCGGCATCACCGTCGACCACTATGCAGAAGTCGGCCTGCTCGGGTTCGTCCTCCTCACCGATGCGGTGGGTGGTGTCGACGTGTGCCTCAATGCGCCTGTCGACGAACCACTCTCGGGCGCGAAGTTCCCGGCCGGCGAGCAGACCCTCACCGGTGCGAACGCGCTGAGCTTTGTGCGCCAGCGCCACAACCTGCCCCGCGGCGACCTCGACCGGATCGTCCGCCAGCAGGTGTTCATGGCCTCGCTGGTGCGCCAGGTCCTCAGCGCCAAGACCCTCACCAGCCCGGGCAAGCTCAACCAGCTCAGCTCGGCTGTCCAGCGGTCCGTGGTGCTCGACTCCGACTGGGACATCATCGAATTCGCGACCCAGCTGCAGGATCTCGCCGGCGGCAAAGTGCAGTTCGAGACCATCCCCGTCGTCGACATCAATGGCATGACCGACTACGGCGAATCGATCGTGCAGGTCGATCCCAAGGCCGTGCGCAAGTACGTCGCCGGGCTCGTCGGTGCGGAACCGGCGGAGGACGACTCCGAGACCACCACATCCACGACACCGACCGAAATGCCCGACATCGACACCTCGACCGTCGCCGTCGACGTCGCCAACGACAGCAACATCAGCGGCCTCGCCTCGAGCGTCGGGACAGCGCTCGAGAACAAGGGCTTCGGACTCGGCGATGTCGGCAACAACACCGGCGAATCCGTCACCCGCAGCACCGTGTTCGCGAACGACTCCGACAGCAAGGGCGCACAAGCGGTTTCGGTCACCCTCGGTGGACTGCCGATCGAAACCGACTCGTCACTGAAATCGGGAGAGGTCCGGGTTGTCCTCGCCGGCGACTACAAGGGGCCCTCAGGGTCGTCGACGGCATCGGCGTCCGGCGGCGTCGGGAGCGCAGGAACCTCCCCCACCCCCGTGGAACCCGGCCCCCCCATCGACGCCGGAACAAAGGGTCCACACTGTGTGAACTGA
- a CDS encoding TIGR03089 family protein — protein sequence MTNLTTAILDPILAADPAGPRITYYDDATGERVELSALTLANWAAKTANLLCDEFALIPGARVAVLLPAHWQTAAVLLGAWWAGLEVTLDADPGADAALVTLDRLDDVAEIPEVAVLSLDAFGRPVPDLPVGVTDYATAVRVHGDQFRAAASGPAALDGRGVDEVLTAARAAAAEQNLTATDRVLSVQPWDTDAELIAGLIAVFAAGASLVQVANPDDAAVARRVESEKVTTRL from the coding sequence GTGACCAACCTGACCACCGCGATCCTGGATCCCATCCTGGCGGCCGACCCGGCCGGTCCGCGGATCACCTACTACGACGACGCTACCGGCGAACGAGTAGAGCTCTCAGCCCTGACTCTCGCGAACTGGGCGGCCAAGACCGCGAACCTGTTGTGTGACGAGTTCGCGCTGATCCCCGGCGCCCGCGTCGCGGTTCTGCTGCCGGCGCACTGGCAGACCGCCGCGGTGCTGCTGGGCGCGTGGTGGGCAGGGCTCGAGGTAACCCTCGACGCCGATCCCGGCGCCGACGCCGCGCTGGTGACCCTCGATCGCCTCGACGACGTCGCCGAGATCCCCGAGGTCGCGGTTCTCTCACTCGACGCCTTCGGCCGCCCGGTACCGGATCTTCCGGTCGGCGTGACCGACTACGCGACCGCGGTACGCGTGCATGGTGACCAGTTCCGCGCTGCTGCATCCGGACCGGCTGCGCTCGACGGCCGCGGCGTCGACGAGGTGCTGACCGCCGCACGCGCTGCCGCTGCCGAGCAGAACCTCACCGCCACCGACCGCGTCCTGTCGGTCCAGCCCTGGGACACCGACGCCGAGCTCATCGCCGGCCTGATCGCGGTGTTCGCTGCCGGCGCCTCTCTGGTGCAGGTAGCGAACCCGGACGACGCGGCAGTGGCCCGCCGCGTCGAATCGGAAAAGGTCACCACCCGGCTGTGA